A region of bacterium DNA encodes the following proteins:
- a CDS encoding helix-turn-helix transcriptional regulator, with the protein MEISKDLMAASSTPIVLAILAEEDSYGYAIIKRVGELSQGSMEWTDGMLYPVLHRLERLGHVEARWEVAETGRRRKYYRITPGGRAQLVEDRRQWQAVDATLRGIWSTVSAALPTDLSPSGMPLPEGA; encoded by the coding sequence ATGGAGATCAGCAAGGACCTGATGGCCGCCTCGTCGACCCCGATCGTGCTGGCGATCCTGGCCGAAGAGGACAGCTACGGATACGCCATCATCAAGCGGGTAGGGGAGTTATCCCAGGGCAGCATGGAGTGGACCGACGGGATGCTCTACCCGGTCCTGCACCGGCTGGAGCGGCTGGGCCATGTCGAGGCGCGGTGGGAAGTGGCCGAAACCGGCCGCCGCCGCAAGTACTACCGGATCACCCCCGGCGGCCGCGCGCAGCTCGTCGAGGACCGCCGGCAGTGGCAGGCGGTAGACGCCACGCTGCGGGGCATCTGGTCGACCGTGTCCGCCGCGCTGCCGACAGACCTGTCGCCATCCGGAATGCCGCTTCCCGAGGGGGCCTGA